Genomic window (Geoalkalibacter ferrihydriticus DSM 17813):
TTTCATGGGCCAGGCCGGCGGCCATGGTGCCCACCATGGACAGCCGATCGGCACGCCGCACTGCCTCTTCAAGTTCGCGCACCCGCGAAAGATCGCGTAAAATCATTACCACCCCGTCCTGGTCGCCGGCATTGGTCAAAAGGGGCGAAACCGAAACGCTCACTGGTACGGGTGCCGCCGTCGGCCGGTGCAGGAGGATGTCTTCGTAGTTGAAAATTGAGCGCCCTTCGGAAAGGGCGGCCCGGATCAGGGAGCAAAGTGCCTCCTGCCCCTGAAACAAGTCCTCGAAGGTACGGCCCAACGCCAGGCGTCTGGAAATGCCGGTGCAGGCTTCGGCGGCAGGGTTGATCAGCGTGAAGCGGCCGACAGGGTCCAGCGCGACCACAGCGTCTTCAACATTTTCGAGAACACGCACATAGAGTTGCAGATTCTGCGGATCTGGATGGGCGGCGGGATGAGTCATCGGGATCAAGGCTCCAAAAGAAAAAAAGCACGGGTCGCCTTCCGCAGTTCGTCGACACCTCGGCTGCTGTTAACTTGTGCACGAAAGCTGGATGCCCCGCAAAGCCCGCGAGAATACCAACATAGATGTTTGCGCATTTCACCCAGAGTGCGTACCGGGCCAAACTGTTCAAGGTGCAGGTCGAAATGGCGCAGGACAACCCTGAGGCGGTCCTCGCGTGATGGAGCAGAAGGCCGTGCGTTCGCTTTTTCCAACTCCAGGATGTCGCGCAGCAGCCAGGGGTTACCATAACCGCCACGCCCGATCATTACGGCGTCGCAACCGCTGCCGGCGCGCATGGACAGGGCATCCTCGGCATCGAATATGTCACCGCTGCCGATGACCGGAATCCGTAGCCTTTGTTTCAGCGCGTGGATATGTTCCCACGCGGATTTGCCGCTGAATCCCTGGGCGCGGGTGCGAGGGTGCAGCGTCACGGCGTCGGCCCCTTCCTCTTGGGCGATGTGGCCGATTTCCAGGTAGTTCTCCGAAGAATGGTCCCATCCCGAGCGAATTTTGATTGTCAAGGGCCGGCTGGTGGCGCGGCGCACGCTGCGAATAATGCGCGCCACGCGCTTCGGTTCGCGAAGCAGAGCGCTGCCGGCACCACTGCGCACTACCTTTTTTACGGGGCAGCCCATATTGATGTCCAGCAAATCACCGTCATTTTCAACCAAGACAGCGGCTTGGGCGAGAATGTCGGGGTCCGAACCGAAAATCTGCACACCAAGGGGACCCTCGGTCGCATTGGAGCGCAACAGTTCGCGGGTCCGGCGACCCTCATAGACCAAACCATTGGCGCTCACCATTTCGGTAAATACCAAACCGGCGCCGAAGGCTTTCATAATCTGCCGATAGGGCAGATCGCTGATCCCGGCCATCGGTGCGAGAAACAGACTGTTTTTTAGGATGAGTGAGCCGATGCGCATGGACCAGACAAGCCGCTAGACAAGGTGTTTTGCACAAATTTTGCGCATGTTAGCACGCCCCTTGGGGAAGACCAAGGGAAAACAAATAGCCTTGGAGAAAAAGCCCAGGAAAAAACTTTCTTGCGGTCTGCCTTTGAATACTGTATACATTATTTACCTTGACAATGCGGGGTGCCGTTGCTAGAAAAATATCGAAACGATATTTGGAAAATATGTTGATGAAAGGTATTCTGCAAGGACTTCATCGACAGGTTGGTTGGGCGTTGTAAGACGGATTCAATTCTTGTCTAAAGCAACGAGGTTCGGTTCAGGCCGTTTGTCCTTTGCTTTTACAAAAGTTCTCTTTCCCGCGTTTCCTGCTGGAAGGGGAGACTGGTCGATGGGGCCCTTCCCATCGTAATTTAAATGGAAAAGGAGAGATGAGTATGGCGACACTGAAGGAAACGCTGTTCAAAAAGATCCAGGAGCACCGTCCCCGCACCACTCGGTTGGTCAAGGAATTCGGCGATGTCAAAATCGGCGAAGTGAACATTTCTCAGGCCATCGGTGGCGCCCGTGGGGTTAAGTGTCTGGTAACCGACATCTCTTACCTCGATCCGATGGAAGGCATCCGCTTCCGCGGCAAAACCATTCCTGAAACCTTTGATGCTCTGCCCAAAGTTCCCGGCAGCGAGTATCCCTACGTGGAAGGCTTCTGGTACATGCTCATGACCGGCGACGTCCCGACCATGGAGCAAACCCAGGAAGTCGTTGAAGACTGGAAGCAGCGTGCACGTGTACCCCAGTACGTATTCGACCTGCTGCGCGCCCTGCCGCGCGATTCTCATCCCATGACCATGTTCTCCGCCGCCATCGTCAGCATGCAGCGCGAATCCATTTTTGCGCAGAAATATGCCGAGGGCATGAGTAAAATGGATTACTGGGATCCGATGTTCGAGGATTGCAGCAACCTCATGGCCCGCCTGCCTGAGATCGCAGCCTATATCTATCGCATGAAGTACAAGGGAGATGCTCCCATCGCGCCCGACCCGAACCTCGACATGGGCGGCAATTTCGCTCACATGATGGGCGTGGCCAAGCCTTATGACGATGTCGCGCGCATGTATTTCATTCTGCACTCCGATCATGAGTCGGGCAATGTCTCCGCGCATGCGACGCACCTGGTGGCTTCGGCCCTCTCCGATGCCTACTACAGCTTGTCGGCCGGCATCAACGGCCTGGCCGGTCCGCTGCACGGTTTGGCCAACCAGGAAGTTCTCGGCTGGACTCAGGATTTCATGGCGAAACTCGGCGGCAAAGTGCCGACCGAAGACGAACTCAAAAAGGCTCTCTGGGATACCCTCAACAGCGGTCAGGTCATTCCCGGCTACGGTCACGCCGTTCTGCGCAAGACCGACCCCCGCTACACCTCGCAAATGGAATTCTGCGAGAAGCACCTGCCCGACTACCCGCTGTTCAAGCTGGTCAACATGATCTACAAAGTCGCCCCTGATGTGCTCATGGAGCACGGCAAGGCCAAGAACCCCTGGCCGAACGTTGATGCTCAGTCGGGCGTCATCCAGTGGTACTACGGGGTCACCGAGTACGATTTCTACACCGTGCTCTTCGGTGTCGGCCGCGCCCTGGGCGTGCTTGCCAACATCACCTGGGACCGTGCTCTCGGTTATGCCATTGAGCGTCCCAAGTCGGTGACCACTGCCATGCTCGAAGAAGCTGCCGGCATCAAAGAGAAGGCTGCCAGCAACTAAGATCTGCTTTTTCAGAATGAAATTTGTGTACGGTTTTTTGGGGCGCCCTTTGGGTGCCCCTTCTTTTTCAGCACGAAAAAAAAGCCCCGACGCTACGGGGCTTTTTTTGTGGGGGCTAGTTTGAAACTATGTACCTGTTCAGAGTGCGCCGCAGGTCGCGGCGACGGCGCTTGTGGTGCCAGCTCGTCTGGGGGCAAGAATTCACCGTGGTGCCCCGTCGCCCTGGCCTATGGCGTGATTGGACATTGCATCTGAATGGTAGCGAAACTATTTTTTTTCCGGGCGGGTGGCGTAAATCAGGAGCTTCTTGTCTGTATAGCTTTCCACTTCTCCGGCAAAGGTCTCAACTTGAAAATAGTCATGGAATTTCTGCGGCGCATCGACGAAAAACTTGTTAAGTTTCTGTACCCCCTGGCGATCAAGGCCAGAGCGCTTGGCCCAGGTTACGAAATCATGGGTTTTGGGG
Coding sequences:
- a CDS encoding citrate (Si)-synthase, with product MATLKETLFKKIQEHRPRTTRLVKEFGDVKIGEVNISQAIGGARGVKCLVTDISYLDPMEGIRFRGKTIPETFDALPKVPGSEYPYVEGFWYMLMTGDVPTMEQTQEVVEDWKQRARVPQYVFDLLRALPRDSHPMTMFSAAIVSMQRESIFAQKYAEGMSKMDYWDPMFEDCSNLMARLPEIAAYIYRMKYKGDAPIAPDPNLDMGGNFAHMMGVAKPYDDVARMYFILHSDHESGNVSAHATHLVASALSDAYYSLSAGINGLAGPLHGLANQEVLGWTQDFMAKLGGKVPTEDELKKALWDTLNSGQVIPGYGHAVLRKTDPRYTSQMEFCEKHLPDYPLFKLVNMIYKVAPDVLMEHGKAKNPWPNVDAQSGVIQWYYGVTEYDFYTVLFGVGRALGVLANITWDRALGYAIERPKSVTTAMLEEAAGIKEKAASN
- the dusB gene encoding tRNA dihydrouridine synthase DusB, whose protein sequence is MRIGSLILKNSLFLAPMAGISDLPYRQIMKAFGAGLVFTEMVSANGLVYEGRRTRELLRSNATEGPLGVQIFGSDPDILAQAAVLVENDGDLLDINMGCPVKKVVRSGAGSALLREPKRVARIIRSVRRATSRPLTIKIRSGWDHSSENYLEIGHIAQEEGADAVTLHPRTRAQGFSGKSAWEHIHALKQRLRIPVIGSGDIFDAEDALSMRAGSGCDAVMIGRGGYGNPWLLRDILELEKANARPSAPSREDRLRVVLRHFDLHLEQFGPVRTLGEMRKHLCWYSRGLCGASSFRAQVNSSRGVDELRKATRAFFLLEP